TAGACGGAGTGCCCGGACAGCGCGTGGCCCACCTCGTGGCCGACGACCGCCCGCATCTCCTCCTCGTCCAGCAGCTCGACGAGCCCCGTGTTGACCACGATGATCGGCTCGTCGAGACCGATGCACATGGCGTTCGGCATCGGGTTCTGCGCGACGTACATCGTGGGGACCTTCTCCAGGTCCAGGATGTAGCAGGCGTCCAGCAGCATCGTGTGCAGATGCGGGAACTGCACATCGCTGACCCGCACCGAGTCGGAGAGGAAGAGCAGCCGCAGGCTCCGCTCCGGCAGCAGGGCGCTCATCGCCTTGAAGACCGTGTCGAAACCGCTCAGTTTGCGCAGCGCGACCAGGGCCGAGCGGTCCGCCGGATGCTCGTACGCGCGTGAGGAGATACCGGGGAAGCGCTTGCGCTGTCTGCTCGGCACATTCTCGTGACTGGCTGCCTCGTGGCTGTCTTCGGTCATGGAATTCCCCTGTTCGTACGAGTCGTCGGCTCGTCCCCCTGACGGCCCCACGGTATGCGCTGCGACCGCCGTGTGCCGGGCGGCCGTACGCCGTCGCCCCTCCAACGTCCGAGTCGGCGTGAGCGTGCCCGGGGGCCCCGCATACGATGTGCGCGAAGTCTCCGCTTCCGATCGAATGGGTCCTGCCGAAGATGAGCCTCTCCAGCACCGCAGCCAACCTGGTCACCCTCGCCGCCGAGGGTGGCGAGCACGGGGGCAATCACCAAAGCCTCAACGCGTACCTCACCGGCGGTGGGGCGCTGTTCGCGCTGCTTCTCCTGCTGTGGATCACCACCCGCTTCAACCGCGACCGCTGAGACGGGGCCGGGGCGCCGTGCCAGTAGGCTCCGGGGGCATGGAAAAGGTGCAGGCGCCGGCCGGCGCGGGACAGGGCGGCGGCAGACGCCGTCTCGGTGTGATGGGCGGCACGTTCGACCCGGTCCACCACGGTCACCTGGTGGCGGCCAGCGAGGTGGCCGCGCTGTTCGATCTCGACGAGGTGGTCTTCGTCCCGACGGGACAGCCGTGGCAGAAGAGCCAGTCGGCGGTCTCCCCGGCCGAGGACCGCTATCTGATGACGGTCATCGCGACGGCCTCCAACCCGCAGTTCTCGGTCAGCCGTATCGACATCGATCGTGGCGGCAAGACCTACACCACCGATACGCTGCGGGATCTGCACTCCCTGCACGGCGACGCGGATCTGTTCTTCATCACCGGGGCGGACGCGCTGTCCCAGATTCTCAGTTGGCGGGACGCCGACGAACTGTTCGCGCTGGCCCACTTCATCGGTGTCACCCGGCCCGGACACGACCTGACGGACGACGGACTGCCCAAGGGCGGCGTCTCGTTGGTGGAGGTCCCGGCGCTGGCGATCTCGTCGACCGACTGCCGGGGAAGGGTCGCGCAGGGCGATCCGGTCTGGTACCTGGTGCCGGACGGTGTGGTGCGCTATATCGACAAGCGCCAGTTGTACCGCGGCGAATGAGCCACGGAGAGGGGCACCGGTGAACGACCAGCAGCCGTACGACCCGTACGACCCGTATGACACACGGCAGCCGCAGATCGTGGGCTACGACGAGTACGGGCAGCCGGTGTATCAGCAGCAACACCAACAGCAGCAGCAACAGCACCCGCAGCAGGGGCAACAGCAGCAGGACCAGCAGCAGTACGACCCGTACGGGCAGCAACAGCAGGGCGCGCAGGGGTATTACGACCCGTACGGCGGGCAGACCGCGTACGACCCGTACGCCCAGCAACAGCAACAGCAACAGCAGGACTACGGCTACGGCTACGACACCGGCCGGCAGCAGGCGGCGGTCGACACCACGCAGTGGAACATCCCGCAGCAACAGCAACACCAGGCGCCGCCGGCGGCCCCGCCGCATCAGGCCCCGGCCGAGGAAGCGCCCTCGCCCCCGCTCTCCCCACCGCCCGTTCCCGAGCCCGCCGTACCCGGACAGCGCCGCGCCACTGCCACCGGGGGCGGTCCCGACGGCGGTCCCGACGGCGATTACCGGACAGAACAGTTCTCCTTCATCGAGGAGCCGGACGCCGAGTCCGAAGACGTCATCGACTGGCTGAAGTTCACCGAGAGCCGCTCCGAGCGCCGCGAGGAGGCCCGCCGCCGGGGACGCAGCCGCGTCTTCGCCCTGGCCGTCGTCCTGGCGCTGGTCGTCGCCGGCGGTGTCGGCTACCTCTGGTACGCGGGCATGCTGCCCGGTCTCGCGTCGGACGAGAAGACACAGAACACCGCCACCGGCCCGCAGAAGCGGGACGTGATCATGGTGAATCTGCACAACACGAAGAGCAAGGCCACCTCCACGGCGCTGCTCGTCAACAACTCCACCACCGAGAAGGGCACCACCGTCCTGCTGCCCAACTCCCTTCTCGTGGCCGACGGGGAGACCGGGATCGCCGGCACCCTCGCCAAGTCCGTGGCCGACAGCGGTTCCCAGGGCACCCGGGAGTCCGTCGACACCCTGCTCGGCACCCGGATCTCCGGCACCTGGCGGCTCGACACCCCCTATCTGGAGAACCTGGTCGATCTGGTCGGCAACATCGACATCACCACGAACGCCGACATCCCCGCCGCCAAGAAGGGCGAGGACCCGCTCGTCACCAAGGGCGAGGACCAGTCGCTGAACGGACAGGCCGCCGTCGCGTACGCCACCCACCGGGCGCCCGACGAGCCCGAGGCGGAGCAGCTGGAGCGCTTCGGCGCGGTCATGCAGGGCGTACTGCGGAAGATCTCCGACGACACGAGGGCCGCGACGATCACCGTCGAGACCCTGGCGCAGATCCTGGAACCGCCGATGACCGAGCAGGACCTGGGCGCCGCCCTGGCGAAGCTCGCGGCGCACGCCAAGGCCGGTGACCACAAGACGCTCCTGCTGCCCGTCGCCGAGGACGGCAGCCTCGGTGAGGAGGCGACCGAGACCGTCGTCAAGGACGTCCTCGGCGGCAGCGTCAGCGCCCCCGAGCAGGGCGCCACCCTGCGCGTCGGTGTGAAGAACGCCACGGGCGACAAGGCGGACAGCGAGGCCGCCCGCGTCTCGATGATCAACGGCGGCTATGCCTTCGTCGACGCCGGCACGGCCGACCCGGTCGAGTCGTCGCAGGTCACCTATGCCGACGCCAAGAACAAGGGGCAGGCGGACGAGGTCGCCAAGACACTCGGTCTGCCGGTCGGCGCGGTCAAGAAGGGCAAGGCGGCGCCGAACGCCGATGTCCTGGTCACCCTCGGCGGGGACTACGAAGGCGGCTGACCGCCGGGGCGCGCGGGCTTGTCGGCGGTCCGTGAGACCCTGGGGGTCTCCCGACCGCCGACGAAAGCATCGCCTGTGACCGCCACGGACCGCTCCATCGAGCTCGTCAACGCCGCCGCCCAGGCGGCGGCCGACCGGCTCGCGCACGACATCATCGCGTACGACGTCAGTGATGTGCTGTCGATCACCGACGCGTTCCTCCTCGCCTCCGCGCCCAACGACCGCCAGGTCAAGTCGATCGTGGACGAGATCGAGGAGCGTCTCTCCAAGGAACTCGGCGCCAAGCCGGTGCGCCGCGAGGGCGACCGCGACGCCCGCTGGATCCTGCTCGACTACGTCGACATCGTGGTCCACGTCCAGCACAGCGAGGAGCGGGTCTTCTACGCGCTCGAACGCCTCTGGAAGGACTGCCCCGAGCTGTCCCTGCCCGAGGACGCCGTCAAGACCCGCGGCAAGGGCGCCGAGCACGCCGAGGTGACCGGCTCCGCGAACGGGGAGCTGAGCTGAACGGCGGCTCGGGCGGCAGAGGCCGCCGGATCGTCCTGTGGCGGCACGGCCAGACGGCGTGGAACCTGGAGCGCCGCTTCCAGGGCACCACGGACATCGAGCTGACCGGGGCGGGCCTGGCGCAGGCCCGCCGCTCCGCCCGGCTGCTCGCGTCGCTGCGGCCGGACGCGATGATCGCGTCCGACCTGCGCCGCGCGGTGGCCACCGCCCAGGAACTGGCGTCGCTGACCGGACTGTCCGTCGGTTACGACGCGGCGCTGCGCGAGACCTACGCGGGTGACTGGCAGGGCCTGACCCATGAGCAGATCCTGGAGCGGTTCGGCGAGCAGTACCTGTCGTGGAAGCGCGGTGAGCCCGTACGGCGCGGGGGCGGCGAGCTGGAGACCGAGGTCGCCGACCGGGCCGCGCCCGTCGTGCTGCGTCACGCGGACAAGCTGCCCGACGGCGGCACCCTGGTCGTGGTCAGTCACGGCGGCACGATCCGCACCACGATCGGCCGGCTGCTCGGTCTTGAGGCACACCACTGGGAAGGACTCGGCGGGCTCTCCAACTGCTGCTGGTCCGTCCTGGGCGAAGGGGCGCGCGGCTGGCGTCTCCAGGAGCACAACGCGGGCACACTGCCCGAGCCGGTGCTCGGCGACGACGACTGATCCGGACGCCCGCGGCCATTCCCGGTCCCGGTTCTCCGGGGGGACCCGGCCGACCGGACGGGATTTCACTTTCCGCCTGGTCGCAGGCTAAAGTTCTTCTTGTTCACAGCGCACGGCGCGAAGAACATGAGGGGCTATAGCTCAGTTGGTAGAGCGCCTGCATGGCATGCAGGAGGTCAGGAGTTCAATTCTCCTTAGCTCCACCCCTTGAATCCCGTCCTCGTCACGAGGGCGGGATTTCGTCGTACCGGGACCTCCCGCCGTGGCCGTACGCACGCGGCGCCGCTCGATTTCGGCCACCCACCGAACGTCCGGCCTGATCGCACTGTCCTCCTGGCGAAGGCGTGACAGAATCGGACGGCCGGAGGGGACGACGGCACGGACGGGGAGGAGAGAGCGCGATGCCCGCCAGCAGCATCGACCGGGTCGGTGCCCTGCTCGCGGAGGCGGCCTCGGCCGCCGGCCTCAGCTGCCCGTCGTGCGGTTCGTTCCATGTGGCCCAAGTACTCGGCGACAACGGTGGAGTTTCCTACGTGTGCACGGCCTGCGGCCACAGCTGGAGCTGAGTGATGGGTGCGCACAGGAGAAAATGCGACTGGTGCGGCAGCGGCACCCCCATCGTCCGGGACATGGAACCGCTCAACGCCGAGTTCCAGTACTGGTGCGAGGAGTGCGCCCGCGCGCTGATCATAAAGGGCGACCCCATCGAGACCTACCGCGAGCTGGAGGGTGAGCCCATCTACGGCCGGCTCCTCGACGAGCACTGCACGCTCAAGCGCTTCTACTCCTTCGCCACCGCGTAGACCACCGGTTCCGCCGTCCCTCCCGGCTCCTCGGCCCGAGCGCCGGGTGCGGGTGTCCGTTCCGTACGGCCGGCCGCGGCCAGATACGCCAGCAGCCCCAGCGCCATCGCCGGATAGAGCGCCGTGAGCGTCATCTGCGAGCGGTTCTGGGCGAGTTCAAGCCGTTCGACGGCCCCGTGCGGCACCCGCCACAGCGCGTACGACAGGAAACCCATCCCCGTCGCCACCGCCCACTCCGTCCTGCCGTGCGCCACCAGGAGCAGCACCATCGGCACGCACCACACCCAGTGGTGCGACCAGGAGACCGGGCTGATCAGCAGCGCGGTCGCGGCGCAGGCCACGGTGGCCTCCGCCGTCCGCCCGCGCAGCGCCGCGCGCACCGCCACGGTCAGCCCGGCCACGACGACGACGGCGGCCACCGGGAGCCACCAGGCCGACGGCTCGGTGGTGTGCAGCACCCGCGCGAACACCCCCCGAAGCGACTGGTTCGCGGCCCCCTCGACCCGGCCCACCCGGTCCGCCCGGAAGACGATGTCGGTCCAGAAGCGGCGTGAGTCGTACGGCAGGATCACGGCGGAGACGAGCGTGGCGGCGAGGAACGCCCCCGCCGCCGTCGCGGTCCGCCGCAGCCAGGGGTTCCAGCCCGCCTCGCGGAACCGCAGCAGACCGGTGACCAGCAGCATCACGGCGAAAAGCCCGGGGGTCAGTTTGACCGCCGCCGCGAGGCCGATCCCGAGGCCCGCCAGCCGGTGGCCGTCCCGCCGGGTGAGGTCCCACAGGACGGCGACACCGATCAGCAGATTGATCTGTCCGTAGCGCAGGGTCGTCCACACCGGCTCGCACCAGACGGCGACCGCCGCCACCCACAGCGCCGCCCCGGGCCGTACCGAGTCCCGGAACGTCAGTCGCAGCGACAGCCGCGTGAACGCCACGAGGAGCAGCAGATTGCCCGCCGTGGCGAGGGTGCGCATCTCCGGGACGGGCAGCAGGGTCAGCGGGGTGAACAGCAGGGCGGCGAACGGCGGATAGGTCGTCGGCAGACCCGCGTAGGTCGCGCGCATCGCGTAGAGGTCGAGTCCGTCGAGCACGGTGCGGCCCTCGGCCCGGTAGACCATCAGATCGATCATCGAGACCGCGGCGAGACGCTGCGCGATCCAGAAACCCGCGAAGGACAACAGACAGACGACGGTGCCGAGGAGCACGGACCGCCGACCGGCGGTGACCCGGGCGAGCACGGGAACGAGAACGGTCACGAACGGTGACAATAGCAGTGCTATTGGTGCACATCGGAAACGATTTGGCGGTGAGCCCGAGAGACCGTGTAATGTTGGCACCGCCGCCGAGGGGATGCCCGAAGTGCGGTACCTCACAAGGGGCTATAGCTCAGTTGGTAGAGCGC
Above is a window of Streptomyces sp. NBC_01498 DNA encoding:
- the nadD gene encoding nicotinate-nucleotide adenylyltransferase, producing MEKVQAPAGAGQGGGRRRLGVMGGTFDPVHHGHLVAASEVAALFDLDEVVFVPTGQPWQKSQSAVSPAEDRYLMTVIATASNPQFSVSRIDIDRGGKTYTTDTLRDLHSLHGDADLFFITGADALSQILSWRDADELFALAHFIGVTRPGHDLTDDGLPKGGVSLVEVPALAISSTDCRGRVAQGDPVWYLVPDGVVRYIDKRQLYRGE
- a CDS encoding LCP family protein; its protein translation is MNDQQPYDPYDPYDTRQPQIVGYDEYGQPVYQQQHQQQQQQHPQQGQQQQDQQQYDPYGQQQQGAQGYYDPYGGQTAYDPYAQQQQQQQQDYGYGYDTGRQQAAVDTTQWNIPQQQQHQAPPAAPPHQAPAEEAPSPPLSPPPVPEPAVPGQRRATATGGGPDGGPDGDYRTEQFSFIEEPDAESEDVIDWLKFTESRSERREEARRRGRSRVFALAVVLALVVAGGVGYLWYAGMLPGLASDEKTQNTATGPQKRDVIMVNLHNTKSKATSTALLVNNSTTEKGTTVLLPNSLLVADGETGIAGTLAKSVADSGSQGTRESVDTLLGTRISGTWRLDTPYLENLVDLVGNIDITTNADIPAAKKGEDPLVTKGEDQSLNGQAAVAYATHRAPDEPEAEQLERFGAVMQGVLRKISDDTRAATITVETLAQILEPPMTEQDLGAALAKLAAHAKAGDHKTLLLPVAEDGSLGEEATETVVKDVLGGSVSAPEQGATLRVGVKNATGDKADSEAARVSMINGGYAFVDAGTADPVESSQVTYADAKNKGQADEVAKTLGLPVGAVKKGKAAPNADVLVTLGGDYEGG
- the rsfS gene encoding ribosome silencing factor, with the translated sequence MTATDRSIELVNAAAQAAADRLAHDIIAYDVSDVLSITDAFLLASAPNDRQVKSIVDEIEERLSKELGAKPVRREGDRDARWILLDYVDIVVHVQHSEERVFYALERLWKDCPELSLPEDAVKTRGKGAEHAEVTGSANGELS
- a CDS encoding histidine phosphatase family protein, with the translated sequence MNGGSGGRGRRIVLWRHGQTAWNLERRFQGTTDIELTGAGLAQARRSARLLASLRPDAMIASDLRRAVATAQELASLTGLSVGYDAALRETYAGDWQGLTHEQILERFGEQYLSWKRGEPVRRGGGELETEVADRAAPVVLRHADKLPDGGTLVVVSHGGTIRTTIGRLLGLEAHHWEGLGGLSNCCWSVLGEGARGWRLQEHNAGTLPEPVLGDDD
- a CDS encoding glycosyltransferase 87 family protein, whose amino-acid sequence is MTVLVPVLARVTAGRRSVLLGTVVCLLSFAGFWIAQRLAAVSMIDLMVYRAEGRTVLDGLDLYAMRATYAGLPTTYPPFAALLFTPLTLLPVPEMRTLATAGNLLLLVAFTRLSLRLTFRDSVRPGAALWVAAVAVWCEPVWTTLRYGQINLLIGVAVLWDLTRRDGHRLAGLGIGLAAAVKLTPGLFAVMLLVTGLLRFREAGWNPWLRRTATAAGAFLAATLVSAVILPYDSRRFWTDIVFRADRVGRVEGAANQSLRGVFARVLHTTEPSAWWLPVAAVVVVAGLTVAVRAALRGRTAEATVACAATALLISPVSWSHHWVWCVPMVLLLVAHGRTEWAVATGMGFLSYALWRVPHGAVERLELAQNRSQMTLTALYPAMALGLLAYLAAAGRTERTPAPGARAEEPGGTAEPVVYAVAKE